CCGCGTCAGTACCACAGGCAGGCGCTTGGGACGCTCCGCCAGCGCCCATTTACCCAGATCTCCCAGAGGTTGGTGCAGCACTTCCCCATTTAGGAACACGAGGGCATTGAGCGCCTGATTCTGGGTCGCCGCCGCCACTTGACGATCCTTTGCCAGATGACTGAGGAATGCCCCCACCTCCGGTGCGCCCAAGGTCCTGAGATGCCGCCCACCCGCTCTTCCGCAGGTCCCGGCTTCGCGGTGGTACCGCAGAAAGCGAGCGATCCACCCCCAATATGAGAGTACGGTCCGGCGGGCATAATGGTGGAACCGCATGACCTCGTGGACCTGCTCCTTCAACGAGGCCTTGGGGTTGGGAACGAGACCCTCCCTGGGCCGTTGGACCACCGGGCCCTGACCTGATTCCTGGAACGGACGCCTCACGAAGCGAGGCCAGGATCACGGGTCGTCCTCCGTCGCTCGCGAGAAATTGGGAGCGCCGGAAGGTGCCTGTCGGACGATTGGCCAACCGTCCGACAGGTGATTTGGGCAAGTCCGGCCGCTTCAGGAGCTTCCAGAAGCCAAAATCTGCGGTTCGAACAATCGTCCGACGCAGCCTGCGGACCATTCGCCAATCGTCCGACAGCCGTTTTCCGCAACTCCATGCCATTTGGCCATTTACAGACGTATCCACCCTGCGGTACGAATAGTCGTCCAACAGAGCCTCTGTCGGTGAATCAACTGTTCGCCGCATGTGGTAAGCTGATGAATGCCTTTGTTACGATCGATCTGTCGGTAGTGGCGCAGCCAAAGCACGTCGCGCAGATGGAGTCGGCTGCCCGTGCTCTAACAAACGATCCTGGCAGCGTGCAGGTGACATGCCCACCCGAATCACCCAAAAGAGTTTGGGCGAAATTCTCCGTGCCTGATGCACGCCAAGCGGATGTGGTCGACCGCATCGGACGGGGGTTCTGGCAGGTCGAGGACTACAACGATTCGAGCATTGGGTTTTCGCCCACTGCCCGACCAAAACGGCGAACCAGACGCTCGACCGTATGACGAGGAGCGCGATCGGCCGTTTTCTCCAACTTTGCCGCCCTTGCTGCGCTCCTCGTCATCGGTCAGCTTTGCGTTCGCCATTGTCTTAACTCATGAAGAAGTCCTTGCTCATCTTGCTGATTGCGGAGCTGGGATTGGCTATCGGATTAGGCCTTTCGGG
Above is a window of Verrucomicrobiia bacterium DNA encoding:
- a CDS encoding phage integrase N-terminal SAM-like domain-containing protein, giving the protein MRRPFQESGQGPVVQRPREGLVPNPKASLKEQVHEVMRFHHYARRTVLSYWGWIARFLRYHREAGTCGRAGGRHLRTLGAPEVGAFLSHLAKDRQVAAATQNQALNALVFLNGEVLHQPLGDLGKWALAERPKRLPVVLTREEVQRILEAAAPEMRLP